In Papio anubis isolate 15944 chromosome 20, Panubis1.0, whole genome shotgun sequence, a single window of DNA contains:
- the RFX1 gene encoding MHC class II regulatory factor RFX1 isoform X5, with product MRASETVSEASPGSTASQTGVPTQVVQQVQGTQQRLLVQTSVQAKPGHVSPLQLTNIQVPQQALPTQRLVVQSAAPGSKGGQVSLTVHGTQQVHSPPEQSPVQANSSSSKTAGAPTGTVPQQLQVHGVQQSVPVTQERSVVQATPQAPKAGPVQPLTVQGLQPVHVAQESSGSQFPARKAEQRDPRPTPPPEPPPRPPACSGKAPQLGSPEPPPPHYEPGAEQWVELVGVLPPHLLLPQQKVVFEPLPRLPARASPDQRVRIQRIPQVLVFGTAATALKVQQLQQVPVPHVYSSQVQYVEGGDASYTASAIRSSTYPYPETPLYTQTASTSYYEAAGTAAQVSTPATSQAVASSGSMPMYVSGSQVVASSTSTGAGASNSSGGGGSGGGGGSGGGGGGGGSGSTGGGGSGAGTYVIQGGYMLGSASQSYSHTTRASPATVQWLLDNYETAEGVSLPRSTLYCHYLLHCQEQKLEPVNAASFGKLIRSVFMGLRTRRLGTRGNSKYHYYGLRIKASSPLLRLMEDQQHMAMRGQPFSQKQRLKPIQKMEGMTNGVAVGQQPSTGLSDISAQVQQYQQFLDASRSLPDFTELDLQGKVLPEGVGPGDIKAFQVLYREHCEAIVDVMVNLQFTLVETLWKTFWRYNLSQPSEAPPLAVHDEAEKRLPKAILVLLSKFEPVLQWTKHCDNVLYQGLVEILIPDVLRPIPSALTQAIRNFAKSLESWLTHAMVNIPEEMLRVKVAAAGAFAQTLRRYTSLNHLAQAARAVLQNTAQINQMLSDLNRVDFANVQEQASWVCRCEDRVVQRLEQDFKVTLQQQNSLEQWAAWLDGVVSQVLKPYQGSAGFPKAAKLFLLKWSFYSSMVIRDLTLRSAASFGSFHLIRLLYDEYMYYLIEHRVAQAKGETPIAVMGEFANLATSLNPLDPDKDEEEEEEEESEDELPQDISLAAGGESPALGPETLEPPAKLARTDARGLFVQALPSS from the exons GCTCTTCCCACGCAGCGTCTGGTGGTGCAGAGCGCAGCCCCAGGCAGCAAAGGTGGCCAGGTCTCCCTGACGGTCCACGGTACCCAGCAGGTGCACTCACCCCCAGAG CAGTCGCCGGTGCAGGCCAACAGCTCTTCCAGCAAGACGGCTGGGGCCCCCACGGGCACGGTGCCACAGCAGCTGCAGGTCCACGGCGTCCAGCAGAGTGTCCCCGTCACCCAAGAG AGGTCTGTGGTCCAGGCCACTCCACAAGCTCCCAAAGCCGGCCCGGTGCAGCCGCTGACCGTGCAGGGCCTCCAGCCAGTCCACGTGGCTCAAGAG AGCTCAGGCAGTCAGTTTCCCGCTAGGAAGGCAGAGCAGCGAGATCCCCGGCCCACGCCGCCGCCGGAGCCGCCGCCCCGGCCGCCCGCGTGCAGCGGCAAGGCCCCGCAGCTAGGCAGCCCCGAGCCGCCGCCGCCCCATTACGAGCCGGGCGCCGAGCAGTGGGTGGAGCTGGTGGGCGTGCTGCCCCCACACCTGCTCCTGCCGCAGCAGAAAGTGGTCTTCGAGCCACTGCCCCGGCTCCCGGCCCGAGCCAGCCCCGACCAGAGGGTCAGGATCCAGAGAATCCCCCAGGTGCTAGTGTTCGGCACGGCCGCCACGGCCCTCAAA GTGCAGCAGCTCCAGCAGGTGCCCGTCCCACACGTGTACTCCAGCCAGGTGCAGTATGTGGAGGGCGGCGATGCCAGCTATACGGCCAGTGCCAT CCGTTCCAGCACCTACCCCTACCCCGAGACGCCGCTGTACACGCAGACGGCAAGCACCAGCTACTACGAGGCCGCGGGCACGGCCGCCCAGGTCAGCACCCCTGCCACCTCCCAGGCAGTGGCCAGCAGTGGCTCCATGCCCATGTATGTGTCCGGCAGCCAGGTCGTCGCCAGCTCCACCAGCACTGGGGCTGGGGCCAGCAACAGCAGCggaggtggtggcagtggtggcggcggcggcagcggggGAGGCGGTGGCGGGGGTGGCAGTGGCAGCACCGGAGGCGGCGGCAGCGGAGCAGGCACCTACGTGATCCAAGGTGGCTACATGCTGGGCAGTGCCAGCCAGTCTTACTCCCACACCACCCGTGCCTCGCCAGCCACG GTCCAGTGGCTCCTGGACAACTATGAGACGGCTGAGGGCGTGAGTCTGCCACGGAGTACCCTCTACTGCCACTACCTGCTGCACTGCCAGGAGCAGAAGCTGGAGCCCGTCAACGCCGCCTCCTTCGGCAAGCTCATCCGCTCCGTCTTCATGGGCCTGCGAACCCGCCGTCTGGGCACCAG gGGCAACTCCAAGTACCACTACTACGGCCTGCGCATCAAGGCCAGCTCACCCCTGTTGCGACTGATGGAGGACCAGCAGCATATGGCCATGCGGGGCCAGCCCTTCTCGCAGAAGCAGAG GCTCAAGCCCATCCAGAAGATGGAAGGCATGACCAACGGCGTGGCGGTGGGGCAGCAGCCGAGCACGGGGCTGTCGGACATCAGCGCCCAGGTGCAGCAGTACCAGCAGTTTCTGG ATGCCTCTCGGAGCCTCCCTGACTTCACAGAGCTCGACCTCCAGGGCAAGGTGCTGCCTGAGGGCGTCGGGCCCGGTGACATCAAAGCCTTCCAGGTCCTGTACCGGGAACACTGTGAG GCCATTGTCGACGTCATGGTGAACCTGCAGTTCACCCTGGTGGAGACGCTGTGGAAGACGTTCTGGAGGTACAACCTCAGCCAGCCCAGCGAGGCGCCGCCGCTGGCCGT GCATGATGAGGCCGAGAAGCGACTGCCCAAAGCCATCCTGGTGCTGCTCTCCAAGTTCGAGCCCGTGCTCCAATGGACCAAGCACTGTGACAACGTGCTGTACCAGGGCCTGGTGGAAATTCTCATCCCCGACGTGCTGCGGCCCATCCCCA GTGCCTTGACCCAAGCGATCCGGAACTTTGCCAAGAGCCTGGAGAGCTGGCTCACCCACGCCATGGTCAATATCCCCGAGGAGATGCTGCGGGTGAAG GTGGCCGCGGCCGGCGCCTTCGCGCAGACACTGCGGCGCTACACGTCGCTCAACCACCTGGCGCAGGCGGCGCGCGCTGTGCTGCAGAACACCGCGCAGATCAACCAGATGCTGAGCGACCTCAACCGCGTGGACTTCGCCAACGTGCAG GAGCAGGCCTCGTGGGTGTGCCGTTGCGAGGACCGCGTGGTGCAGCGGCTGGAGCAGGACTTCAAGGTGACGTTGCAGCAGCAGAACTCGCTGGAGCAGTGGGCGGCCTGGCTGGACGGCGTGGTGAGCCAGGTGCTCAAGCCCTACCAGGGCAGCGCCGGCTTCCCCAAGGCCGCCAAGCTCTTCCTTCTCAAGTGGTCCTTCTACAG CTCCATGGTGATCCGGGACCTGACCCTGCGCAGCGCCGCCAGCTTCGGCTCCTTCCACCTCATCCGGCTGCTCTACGACGAGTACATGTACTACCTGATCGAGCACCGCGTAGCCCAGGCCAAGGGCGAGACCCCCATCGCCGTCATGGGCGAG tTCGCCAATCTGGCCACGTCCCTGAACCCCCTGGACCCCGACAAAG acgaggaggaggaagaggaggaggagagcgaGGACGAGCTGCCGCAGGACATCTCACTGGCGGCTGGCGGCGAGTCACCCGCGCTGGGCCCAGAGACCCTGGAGCCGCCGGCCAAGCTGGCGCGGACTGACGCGCGCGGCCTCTTCGTGCAGGCACTGCCCTCCAGCTAA
- the RFX1 gene encoding MHC class II regulatory factor RFX1 isoform X4 gives MFYDCLFSAACQQGAMRASETVSEASPGSTASQTGVPTQVVQQVQGTQQRLLVQTSVQAKPGHVSPLQLTNIQVPQQALPTQRLVVQSAAPGSKGGQVSLTVHGTQQVHSPPEQSPVQANSSSSKTAGAPTGTVPQQLQVHGVQQSVPVTQERSVVQATPQAPKAGPVQPLTVQGLQPVHVAQESSGSQFPARKAEQRDPRPTPPPEPPPRPPACSGKAPQLGSPEPPPPHYEPGAEQWVELVGVLPPHLLLPQQKVVFEPLPRLPARASPDQRVRIQRIPQVLVFGTAATALKVQQLQQVPVPHVYSSQVQYVEGGDASYTASAIRSSTYPYPETPLYTQTASTSYYEAAGTAAQVSTPATSQAVASSGSMPMYVSGSQVVASSTSTGAGASNSSGGGGSGGGGGSGGGGGGGGSGSTGGGGSGAGTYVIQGGYMLGSASQSYSHTTRASPATVQWLLDNYETAEGVSLPRSTLYCHYLLHCQEQKLEPVNAASFGKLIRSVFMGLRTRRLGTRGNSKYHYYGLRIKASSPLLRLMEDQQHMAMRGQPFSQKQRLKPIQKMEGMTNGVAVGQQPSTGLSDISAQVQQYQQFLDASRSLPDFTELDLQGKVLPEGVGPGDIKAFQVLYREHCEAIVDVMVNLQFTLVETLWKTFWRYNLSQPSEAPPLAVHDEAEKRLPKAILVLLSKFEPVLQWTKHCDNVLYQGLVEILIPDVLRPIPSALTQAIRNFAKSLESWLTHAMVNIPEEMLRVKVAAAGAFAQTLRRYTSLNHLAQAARAVLQNTAQINQMLSDLNRVDFANVQEQASWVCRCEDRVVQRLEQDFKVTLQQQNSLEQWAAWLDGVVSQVLKPYQGSAGFPKAAKLFLLKWSFYSSMVIRDLTLRSAASFGSFHLIRLLYDEYMYYLIEHRVAQAKGETPIAVMGEFANLATSLNPLDPDKDEEEEEEEESEDELPQDISLAAGGESPALGPETLEPPAKLARTDARGLFVQALPSS, from the exons GCTCTTCCCACGCAGCGTCTGGTGGTGCAGAGCGCAGCCCCAGGCAGCAAAGGTGGCCAGGTCTCCCTGACGGTCCACGGTACCCAGCAGGTGCACTCACCCCCAGAG CAGTCGCCGGTGCAGGCCAACAGCTCTTCCAGCAAGACGGCTGGGGCCCCCACGGGCACGGTGCCACAGCAGCTGCAGGTCCACGGCGTCCAGCAGAGTGTCCCCGTCACCCAAGAG AGGTCTGTGGTCCAGGCCACTCCACAAGCTCCCAAAGCCGGCCCGGTGCAGCCGCTGACCGTGCAGGGCCTCCAGCCAGTCCACGTGGCTCAAGAG AGCTCAGGCAGTCAGTTTCCCGCTAGGAAGGCAGAGCAGCGAGATCCCCGGCCCACGCCGCCGCCGGAGCCGCCGCCCCGGCCGCCCGCGTGCAGCGGCAAGGCCCCGCAGCTAGGCAGCCCCGAGCCGCCGCCGCCCCATTACGAGCCGGGCGCCGAGCAGTGGGTGGAGCTGGTGGGCGTGCTGCCCCCACACCTGCTCCTGCCGCAGCAGAAAGTGGTCTTCGAGCCACTGCCCCGGCTCCCGGCCCGAGCCAGCCCCGACCAGAGGGTCAGGATCCAGAGAATCCCCCAGGTGCTAGTGTTCGGCACGGCCGCCACGGCCCTCAAA GTGCAGCAGCTCCAGCAGGTGCCCGTCCCACACGTGTACTCCAGCCAGGTGCAGTATGTGGAGGGCGGCGATGCCAGCTATACGGCCAGTGCCAT CCGTTCCAGCACCTACCCCTACCCCGAGACGCCGCTGTACACGCAGACGGCAAGCACCAGCTACTACGAGGCCGCGGGCACGGCCGCCCAGGTCAGCACCCCTGCCACCTCCCAGGCAGTGGCCAGCAGTGGCTCCATGCCCATGTATGTGTCCGGCAGCCAGGTCGTCGCCAGCTCCACCAGCACTGGGGCTGGGGCCAGCAACAGCAGCggaggtggtggcagtggtggcggcggcggcagcggggGAGGCGGTGGCGGGGGTGGCAGTGGCAGCACCGGAGGCGGCGGCAGCGGAGCAGGCACCTACGTGATCCAAGGTGGCTACATGCTGGGCAGTGCCAGCCAGTCTTACTCCCACACCACCCGTGCCTCGCCAGCCACG GTCCAGTGGCTCCTGGACAACTATGAGACGGCTGAGGGCGTGAGTCTGCCACGGAGTACCCTCTACTGCCACTACCTGCTGCACTGCCAGGAGCAGAAGCTGGAGCCCGTCAACGCCGCCTCCTTCGGCAAGCTCATCCGCTCCGTCTTCATGGGCCTGCGAACCCGCCGTCTGGGCACCAG gGGCAACTCCAAGTACCACTACTACGGCCTGCGCATCAAGGCCAGCTCACCCCTGTTGCGACTGATGGAGGACCAGCAGCATATGGCCATGCGGGGCCAGCCCTTCTCGCAGAAGCAGAG GCTCAAGCCCATCCAGAAGATGGAAGGCATGACCAACGGCGTGGCGGTGGGGCAGCAGCCGAGCACGGGGCTGTCGGACATCAGCGCCCAGGTGCAGCAGTACCAGCAGTTTCTGG ATGCCTCTCGGAGCCTCCCTGACTTCACAGAGCTCGACCTCCAGGGCAAGGTGCTGCCTGAGGGCGTCGGGCCCGGTGACATCAAAGCCTTCCAGGTCCTGTACCGGGAACACTGTGAG GCCATTGTCGACGTCATGGTGAACCTGCAGTTCACCCTGGTGGAGACGCTGTGGAAGACGTTCTGGAGGTACAACCTCAGCCAGCCCAGCGAGGCGCCGCCGCTGGCCGT GCATGATGAGGCCGAGAAGCGACTGCCCAAAGCCATCCTGGTGCTGCTCTCCAAGTTCGAGCCCGTGCTCCAATGGACCAAGCACTGTGACAACGTGCTGTACCAGGGCCTGGTGGAAATTCTCATCCCCGACGTGCTGCGGCCCATCCCCA GTGCCTTGACCCAAGCGATCCGGAACTTTGCCAAGAGCCTGGAGAGCTGGCTCACCCACGCCATGGTCAATATCCCCGAGGAGATGCTGCGGGTGAAG GTGGCCGCGGCCGGCGCCTTCGCGCAGACACTGCGGCGCTACACGTCGCTCAACCACCTGGCGCAGGCGGCGCGCGCTGTGCTGCAGAACACCGCGCAGATCAACCAGATGCTGAGCGACCTCAACCGCGTGGACTTCGCCAACGTGCAG GAGCAGGCCTCGTGGGTGTGCCGTTGCGAGGACCGCGTGGTGCAGCGGCTGGAGCAGGACTTCAAGGTGACGTTGCAGCAGCAGAACTCGCTGGAGCAGTGGGCGGCCTGGCTGGACGGCGTGGTGAGCCAGGTGCTCAAGCCCTACCAGGGCAGCGCCGGCTTCCCCAAGGCCGCCAAGCTCTTCCTTCTCAAGTGGTCCTTCTACAG CTCCATGGTGATCCGGGACCTGACCCTGCGCAGCGCCGCCAGCTTCGGCTCCTTCCACCTCATCCGGCTGCTCTACGACGAGTACATGTACTACCTGATCGAGCACCGCGTAGCCCAGGCCAAGGGCGAGACCCCCATCGCCGTCATGGGCGAG tTCGCCAATCTGGCCACGTCCCTGAACCCCCTGGACCCCGACAAAG acgaggaggaggaagaggaggaggagagcgaGGACGAGCTGCCGCAGGACATCTCACTGGCGGCTGGCGGCGAGTCACCCGCGCTGGGCCCAGAGACCCTGGAGCCGCCGGCCAAGCTGGCGCGGACTGACGCGCGCGGCCTCTTCGTGCAGGCACTGCCCTCCAGCTAA
- the DCAF15 gene encoding DDB1- and CUL4-associated factor 15, whose translation MAPSSKSERNSGAGSGGGGPGGAGGKRAAGRRREHVLKQLERVKISGQLSPRLFRKLPPRVCVSLKNIVDEDFLYAGHIFLGFSKCGRYVLSYTSSSGDDDFSFYIYHLYWWEFNVHSKLKLVRQVRLFQDEEIYSDLYLTVCEWPSDASKVIVFGFNTRSANGMLMNMMMMSDENHRDIYVSTVAVPPPGRCAACQDASRAHPGDPNAQCLRHGFMLHTKYQVVYPFPTFQPAFQLKKDQVVLLNTSYSLVACAVSVHSAGDRSFCQILYDHSTCPPAPASPPEPQSPELPPALPSFCPEAAPARSSGSPEPSPAIAKAKEFVADIFRRAKEAKGGAPEEARPALCPGPSGSRCRAHSEPLALCGEAAPRDSPPASEAPAPEPGYINYTKLYYVLESGEGTEPEDEFEDDKISLPFVVTDLRGRNLRPMREQTAVQGQYLTVEQLTLDFEYVINEVIRHDATWGHQFCSFSDYDIVILEVCPETNQVLINIGLLLLAFPSPTEEGQLRPKTYHTSLKVAWDLNTGIFETVSVGDLTEVKGQTSGSVWSSYRKSCVDMVMKWLVPESSGRYVNRMTNEALHKGCSLKVLADSERYTWIVL comes from the exons ATGGCGCCCAGCTCGAAATCGGAGCGGAACAGCGGGGCTgggagcggcggcggcggccccgGGGGAGCCGGAGGGAAGCGGGCAGCAGGGCGGCGGCGGGAGCACGTCCTCAAGCAGCTGGAGCGGGTCAAG ATCAGCGGACAGCTCTCCCCTCGCCTCTTCCGGAAGCTGCCTCCCCGGGTCTGCGTGTCCCTCAAGAACATCGTGGATGAGGACTTTCTCTATGCAGG aCATATCTTCCTGGGCTTTTCCAAATGCGGCCGCTACGTCCTCTCCTATACCAGCAGCAGTGGGGACGACGACTTCTCCTTCTACATCTACCATCTGTACTGGTGGGAGTTCAACGTCCACAGCAAGCTCAAGCTG GTCCGGCAGGTTCGGCTCTTCCAGGATGAGGAGATCTACAGCGACCTGTACCTGACCGTATGCGAGTGGCCCAGCGACGCCTCTAAGGTCATCGTCTTTGGCTTCAA CACCCGCTCGGCCAACGGGATGCTCATGAACATGATGATGATGAGCGACGAGAACCACCGTGACATCTACGTCAGCACCGTGGCGGTACCGCCGCCGGGCCGCTGTGCCGCTTGCCAGGATGCCAGCCGGGCCCACCCAG GAGACCCGAACGCGCAGTGCCTGCGGCACGGCTTCATGCTGCACACCAAGTACCAGGTGGTCTACCCCTTCCCCACCTTCCAGCCCGCCTTCCAGCTCAAGAAGGACCAGGTGGTGCTGCTCAACACCAGCTACTCCCTGGTGGCCTGCGCCGTCTCTGTCCACTCGGCAG GTGACAGGAGTTTCTGCCAAATCCTGTATGACCACAGCACCTGCCCCCCGGCGCCTGCCAGCCCCCCTGAGCCCCAGAGCCCAGAGCTGCCCCCTGCCCTCCCTAGCTTCTGCCCTGAGGCGGCCCCAGCCCGTTCCTCTGGGTCTCCTGAGCCCTCGCCCGCCATTGCCAAAGCCAAAGAGTTTGTGGCTGACATCTTCCGCCGGGCCAAAGAGGCCAAGGGCGGGGCCCCTGAGGAAGCCCGGCCTGCCCTGTGCCCAGGACCCTCTGGCAGCCGCTGCCGTGCGCACTCTGAGCCCTTAGCCCTGTGTGGAGAGGCAGCACCCCGGGACAGCCCCCCTGCCTCGGAGGCGCCTGCCCCCGAGCCTGGCTACATCAACTACACCAAGCTGTACTATGTGCTGGAGTCCGGAGAGGGGACGGAGCCGGAGGATG AGTTCGAGGACGACAAGATCTCCCTGCCCTTCGTGGTGACTGATCTTCGTGGCCGCAACTTGCGGCCCATGCGGGAGCAGACTGCTGTCCAG GGCCAGTACCTGACAGTGGAGCAGCTCACACTGGACTTCGAATATGTCATCAATGAGGTCATCCGCCACGACGCTACCTGGGGCCACCAGTTCTGTTCTTTCAGCGACTATGACATTGTCATTCTAGAG gtgTGCCCGGAAACCAACCAGGTCCTCATCAACATTGGCCTGCTGCTCCTGGCCTTCCCGTCCCCCACTGAGGAGGGTCAGCTCCG ACCAAAGACCTATCACACCAGCCTCAAGGTGGCATGGGACCTCAACACAGGCATCTTCGAGACAGTCAGTGTAGGCGACCTGACTGAGGTCAAAGGGCAGACCAg CGGCAGTGTCTGGAGCTCCTACCGCAAGAGCTGCGTGGACATGGTCATGAAGTGGCTGGTGCCCGAGAGCAGCGGCCGCTACGTCAACAGGATGACCAACGAGGCGCTCCACAAAG GGTGCTCCCTGAAGGTTCTGGCAGACAGCGAGCGATACACGTGGATCGTGCTGTGA